One window of the Niallia circulans genome contains the following:
- a CDS encoding GntR family transcriptional regulator has translation MNIFISNSSEEPIYLQIVKQIKEQIVAGELKETQSLPSIRSLAKELKISVITTKRAYDELEKDGFIVTVAGKGSYVAAINKEILRENKLTTIEEHLTEASSTAKLIGLTLEELQEILKIIYKG, from the coding sequence ATGAATATTTTTATCTCCAATTCCTCAGAGGAGCCTATTTATTTGCAAATAGTAAAGCAAATAAAAGAGCAAATAGTAGCAGGTGAACTAAAAGAAACACAATCTCTTCCTTCTATTAGAAGTCTTGCAAAAGAACTTAAAATTAGCGTTATTACAACTAAAAGAGCCTATGATGAACTTGAAAAAGACGGTTTTATTGTTACAGTCGCTGGAAAGGGCTCATATGTTGCAGCAATAAACAAAGAAATACTTCGTGAAAACAAATTGACAACAATCGAGGAACATTTAACAGAAGCCAGCAGTACAGCTAAGCTAATCGGGTTAACATTAGAAGAATTACAAGAAA